GCTATGGGAAATGGGGATTgaatttcatttcctttttgaaCCATGCCTCTATGTGCTGGCAAACCTCCTCTTCCGAAAGATGGATTGCCGGCAATCGCAGAAAGACGGCGTAGTTGTTGGGCAATATTTTGGTCTGATCAATTTTGGATTGCATCTGCTTGGATTTAAAATGGAGTAAAGCCAGCAGTACCAGCTGAATAAGATAGGCTGGAAGAGCCAGGTAGGCCAGCATATCGAGGGTGGAGGTGGAGGCAATGGTGAAGATGGAAAGGTTGAGGAGGAGGGAGCTATTAGCGGATGAGCTGCTGCTGGTGGAAGCTATTACGCTGAGAGGGATGGCAAAGGCCAGCGAGAGAAGGCCCAACATTATGGTTACGTGCTTGAGAGTGCTAAAATAGGAGGGCAGCTGCACCCCCGACGCCTACACCGCACCTTCAAAGGAAAGTGCATCCGACTCACTTTTTTTCCGTCCAGCCCTCTTGGCTTTTTCTCTATCCCCAGCTCTCTCCTTCTAGATTAGCTTCGCTAAATAGGCAAGGCGTTACCTGGACTCTGCAGATCGTTATTGAGGGGATTGCTAACAGCCGATTGATCAGTCATCTCTAAGCAATGTATAGGGGATgatcaaataaatattataacTAGATCTACCCCATCAAATACAAGCTGGGACTCACCGTCCTCCCTCTATAGCCCTTGCCGAATGGGACAAGGATGTTGGTAAATAAAATCGATCGATAAGAAagtaaataaattataaaaatcacATCACATTTAAACTGCCTTACCATTTACCATAACACACAAATAAACCAAATAAATCTAGCAAGGAGTATATGCTGTTGATGGATACGATCATTTTGTCTTCTGAATACGCTACTCTCTGTAGCCCGACCGGAAGACGATGTCCCACAGTCTAGAACTGACTCCGAAGCCGGCATGCTCTCCTCCGTAGTGGTGCTGGTTGTGGTACTTCTGCAGACGGTGGAAGTAGGTCCCAGGGTGGCGACTAGTGTCCAAAAAGTGCAGGAAATAGTGGGTGCTATCGTACACCACGTAGCCTATCAGGTAGCCCGACCAGAAGCAGGCCTACAGCAAGGGATGCGGGAATTGCAGCGATTGGAGAGCGGGGTAAGCCAAGACGCAGATCACGAGGGCGAAGGGCGGCGGGAGGACAAGGCGGCTCCTAAATCAGCAGAGAGTTACGGATCGTTGGGCAGCATGTGGTGGATACCATGGAGGAAGAAGTGGAGCATCCTGATCACCCTCACGTCGGGCAAGTACCACTCGGCGTGGAAGATAAACCTGTGCAGCAGGTACTCGACCAGCGTGAAGCAGATTACGCCAAAGGCAGCCATGAAAAGTCCGGAGAGGGGGTCAAAGCCTGCCCATTGCTGTTCTCGCGTGAACATATAGAGGATGATGATGGCTGGGATCACTGCCACGTGCCACCAGGTGCTGTAGGAGAGGCGTTCGAAGAACTCGCTTTCGAAGAGGCGGGGGGAAGGCACGAAGAACCAGTGGGGCGCGTTGACCACCTCCTTGTACTTCTCCTGAGAGAGCTGCCAGATCTGGTAGGCGAGGGGCTTGGAGGGGTCCAGTAGTCTCTCCTTTTCCTTGCCCACGTAGCCGATCAGCATGGACTGCGCGAGATTCTCGGCGAGGGGGAAGTGCGCCTTGATGTCTTCGCTGATGTCCCTGTTCTTGGCAGAAATTATGCTTTTGGGGCCGCCTGGGTGGTGCTTGGCGAAGGAGGTGGCATCGATGACTTGGTTTTCCATGAACATAACCAGGTTGCCAGTGCGTTCGGCGTATTTCTCTGCTTCCTCGAGGGACTAAAACTTGATGTAGGTGTCTTTGGTCTGCATTTAGGGGAATCAATAAATCAAACAATAATTAATTGCAAGCTACCATTAATATTCTTTAAACGTGAGCTTATACTAAAAAACCAATCTTTGCGGAGGGGGGTGAAGCCCGCCTATTTTTTGCATGAATGAGCCAACCATTCATATTGAAAGTGTATTATTGTTTATTGATGAGTGAATAGGAAAGTGGCCAAAATCACGAGCTTCCCGTCAAGAACAAGGAGGAAGCTGAACGCAAGTTTGGATGCCCCTGTGGCAAGTGGTACCTATCCTATCCCGCACTCTTCACCCACGTCAAACAAAAACACGAAGGAAAGGTAGCCACAGATTAACCTAGCCCCCAGGCCAACTCATCAAACCCAAAACCGATAAGACTCGCGGACGCCCCCGCCTCCCCACCAATGCACCTTATCCTTAATCCAGAACAATGACGAAGAAAACTCGATCGCGAACTACGATTGCGTAGAAGAACTCTAGAAGGCAGTCCAGAACAGGACCAATATCGATTACGACTAGCCTTACGAGTGCAGCGAGGGATCGGAAACCTGCCAGGATATGGGTACTCACTTCCTCAGGATAATGGGCGGACAGGGCGAAGAGAAGAAGCTTCTCACGTGTTTCCTCAACTATTGAGGTTCACGGTGAAGCGCAAGTACGAGGAAGGATACTGGGAGACCAAGAAGCCGACCGATATCATCGACCTCTCCAACGATATAGTCAAGGACCACGATTAGCACAAGAAGGCCTTCCCTATCGAAAAGGACACCCTTATTGATCTCTTATTCGTCCTCTTCAGGTGGATGTACAAGAACAAGTGGACCGATCACAAATTGCTCAAACGCACCACCGAACAAGAGCCACCCAAGGCCTGAAAAATGATATCAGAACTGCCATCTATCAGCATTAAACGCTTACCAAAGTGGCTAGCAGGTGGGACGGATGGTAAGATGGCGGGAGGATAATCTTTGGGAAAGTGAGACGATATTTATAAATATAGTCATTCATTTAGATGGAGGTCCTGCAGGCATTTGATCATTACCATGGTGGATTTGGAGGACGAAGAACTGGTCAAGAGTCTGCTCGAGTTGTTTGACAAGAAATGCAAGCTCTGCCACCAAAACTTCGACCTGCGTTCACACACCCCCATGATGCTCTGCCTCAGCCAGCACATCTGCTGCCAGGCCTGCATCAATAGTCGCATAGAACCCAAAAGGACAGCCTCAAATGTCCCTTCTGCACCAATCGCAAAATCAAAAAGAATTAAATATTCAAAGTGAGAAGGTTCGATGCCATCATTGAGCTTCATGAAACATACTAAATTTACAACAAGAAAAAGGCAGCAGAATATTACGAGAATCTCAAAGCGACCTGAGGGACAACATATAATAAAGCAGCAATCGGAAATGGCTGGCttagctttagtaaaaatagtCTCAGATTAACTCTATGTATAGTTTTCTCATGACCAGTCTAAGGATTTCTTCAGGGAGAAGAAAGCTGCACAGGCCATAGAGATCCTGGAGGAA
This window of the Nymphaea colorata isolate Beijing-Zhang1983 unplaced genomic scaffold, ASM883128v2 scaffold0572, whole genome shotgun sequence genome carries:
- the LOC116245206 gene encoding ceramide very long chain fatty acid hydroxylase SCS7, with the translated sequence MENQVIDATSFAKHHPGGPKSIISAKNRDISEDIKAHFPLAENLAQSMLIGYVGKEKERLLDPSKPLAYQIWQLSQEKYKEVVNAPHWFFVPSPRLFESEFFERLSYSTWWHVAVIPAIIILYMFTREQQWAGFDPLSGLFMAAFGVICFTLVEYLLHRFIFHAEWYLPDVRVIRMLHFFLHGIHHMLPNDP